The nucleotide window AATTGAAACTGTACCTTGCGTACAAAAAAAAGCAGAATGGGCACTCAAATGGATAAATAACACAGATTCCTTTGCAGAAAGACTAGTAGCTTTTGCTGCGGTAGAAGGCATTTTCTTTTCAGGTAGTTTCTGTGCCATATTTTGGCTAAAAAAACGGGGGCTAATGCCTGGCTTATCGTTTTCTAATGAGCTTATTTCTCGTGATGAAGGTCTGCATACAGACTTTGCCTGCTTAATTTACAGCATGCTGCAAAATAAACTTCCTGAAAGTCGGGTTTTAGAGATTATTACGGATGCGGTCAAAATAGAGCAGGAGTTTATTACGGATGCTTTACCTGTGGATTTAATTGGAATGAATTCAAGGCTAATGTCGCAGTATATTGAATTTGTGGCAGATAGATTGTTAGTTGCTTTGGGATATAGAAAGTACTACAATTCTGCTAATCCTTTTGATTGGATGGAACTTATCTCTCTACAAGGTAAAACTAACTTCTTTGAGAAACGTGTAGGAGATTATCAGAAGGCTGGCGTCATGGCGGATAGAAAAGAGCAAGATTTTACTTTGGATGCAGATTTTTAAGCTTTATGTAAAGATGATTTTTTGGGCGTGCCCCTTGCTGACGCAAGGGTCGGGGCATTCCGCACTACGCTTCGCTTCGGTGCTCCGCTAACGCTTCGCACTGCCTAACGGCATGCTCCATGCCCCTCACGCAGATGACCTGTGCAGTTATGTCTTTACCTTGTTTGAACTTGAAGTACAGCTACTTACAAGCTAAAACTTTGCATAAGATGCAGAGAAATGGATTTTTCAGAGATCCTTTGCGTGAGGCATGCGGAGGGTGGGCGTTAGCCCAGTGCGGAGCGCAGCGTAGCACCGAAGCGTTAGCGTAGCCCGAAGCACGCCGACCTTGCCCATACCAGCGCAGCGAAGTATGGGCAAGGGCACGCCCAAAAAAATAAAAAAGCAAATGGTAAAGTCCTGTGTTTGCCGTAGCAGTTAAGTTTTTTTGCAAGCATTACAACTGATAAAAAACGATAAAAGCCCTCTTATTTATTAGAGGGCTTGTAAGCGGAGAGTAGCGGATTCGAACCGCTGCGTCGGTTTCCCGACGGCAGTTTAGCAAACTGCTCCTTTAACCACTCAGGCAACTCTCCTTTTACATTGCAAAGATATAATGTCTTTACAAAATTTGCAAATATACTCTTGCAATTATTCTGTAACTCAAACATAATCAATTTATTATTTTTCGGTAGAACTTTTGTGGATTATTTTGTATTTACTTTGAAGCATGTTACATAAAATTGTTGTAGCTATTACAGGAGCAAGCGGCGCCATATATGCACAAGAGCTACTTAACAAACTGACCAAACTGCATGAGCAAATTGAAGATGTGGCAATAGTGTTTTCGGATAACGCTAAAACTGTTTGGGAATACGAACTAAATAACCAAGACTACGAAAAATATCCTTTCAAAATATATGATAAAAAAGATTTCTCTGCGCCTTTTGCATCAGGGTCGTCAAAATATACCAGCATGGTTATTATCCCCTGCTCTATGGGTACAATGGGGCGAATAGCCAGCGGCACATCAGATGATTTGATTACTCGCGCAGCTGATGTTATGCTTAAAGAACGCAGAAAGTTAATTTTAGTTACTCGGGACATGCCTTTGAATTTGATTCATATCCGAAATATGGAAACAATTACCCTCGCAGGTGGAATTATATGCCCTGCCTGCCCTTCTTTTTATTCAAAACCTCAAACTATTGTCCAAATAGCGCATACCGTAGTAGATAGAGTTATCGATTTAGTGGGCTTGTCCCAAGACACATACCGTTGGGGACAAGGTAAAATAAACTAAGTCAACCTGCTATAAGAATGTTTTTGTATTATTGTACTAAAATGGTAAAAAACTCTAAGCAAATACAGAACACATATATAGCAGCGCTAGTATTAGTAGAAGTACTGGTGCTTACTTATGCTTACATTGCGTCTATAAAGCCAAAAGAGCAGCTTTCTGAAAGCAAAAAAAGCTTGTCTGTTATAGAACAAAATATGCGCCTTTCAGAGATGATTAAGCTAGCTGTTTATCACGTACAGCCTGTAGACAAAGAACCGCCTACCCAAGAGCTCAAAAAGACCTTTCAAGAATGGATAGAAACCCAAAAAAATCTACAGCAACACGCTGACCCAAAAGTGGCTAAACTGTACGAAAAAGCCGAAATTCCTGTGGGTTTTATTAGCTCTGCTATTGAAAACTTATTGTTTAGTGCCAAGCATATAAAAGAAATTAGTGCCTACCAAGCTTTTACCTTACAATTGATTGAGAGAGAACAAGATTACAGACAAGTCATGAATGAAATTTTAATACACTACCAACAAGTAGAAGAGCAAAAAATGCGTCAAAACCTTCTTATTATACTTGTTGGTGTAATTACTTTCTCTGCGGCTAATTTGCTTATTGGACTAACGATATTCAGACCTCTACATAAAAATCTTCAACAGCATATCCGAGATTTAGAAGTTACTCAACAAGAATTGATAGAAAACCAAACGATATTAAATCAAGCACAAGAAACTGCTAACATGGCTAGTATTGCCATCAATACTCGTACAAATGAGGTTACTTTTTCTCCTCATCTTTTTACTTTGCTACAATTACCCCCTGATACCCAAAAATGGCAGGACATTCTCCAAGTTTTTGAACAAAGTCAGCAAAATACTCTTGCCAGAGCTATTGAAGAATGTACAGAAACACGTATGGAACTGTATGCACCTCAATTAAAGAAACATATTCTCTATCAGGGTAAAACTACACAAACTGATCCCCCACATTTGATTGCTACTTTTTTGGATATTACTAAACAAAAGCAAAATGAAGAAATTTTACGCCAACAAGAGCAGAAACTCAAAGAACTTAATGAAAATCTTGAAAAATTAGTACAAGAGCGAACCTTAGAGCTCCAAAAAGCACTTGAAGAACTTCAATCTACTCAATCTCAATTAGTCAATTCTGAAAAAATGGCTTCTTTGGGGCTATTAGTAGCAGGTATAGCGCACGAATTGAATACACCTGTAAGTGCCATAAAATCCTCCGCAGAAAGTATAGATGAAATTTTACCTAAAACTCTAACTCAAGCTCCATTGTACTTAAAAACCCTTGATGAAACAACTCGTTGGGCTATTTTTTATGCCATCAGTGAAACCTTAAAACCACAGCCTGTGCTGACTACGCGTGAAAAAAGACAAATTAAGCTTCGTCTTCTAAAACTACTAGAGCAGCATGAATTTCCCAATTCTGAACAAATAGCAGAAACTTTAATTCTTTGCGGACTTTACAAGAATATTGAAGAGTACATTCCCTTAATGCAATCCATAGACCTAAATAAAGTTCTTCCACTTTTACACAGCTGCGGTAGAATACGTGCAGCTTTGGACAATATCAAATTAGCTTCTGAAAAATGCCAAAAAATAAATAATGCCCTTAAAAACTACTCTCGCCAACAGCACCACAAAGACGAAATGATTCCTACTAATCTTGCAAAGTCCATAGATACTATTTTGACCATATATCAAAATCAACTTAAACACGGTATTCAGGTTGTCCAAAATATACAAGAAAACTTACCTGAAATTTTAACTTATGAAGATGAATTAAATCAAGTATGGACTAACCTTATTCAAAACGCCATTTATGCTATGGGTGGCGTAGGCGTACTTACAATTGAAATTTATGAACATACCGATAATGAAGTAGCAGTAAGTATAATAGACAGTGGAAAAGGTATTCCTCCAGATATACTTCCCCACATATTCAAACCTTTTTTTACTACCAAGCCCAAAGGTGAAGGAACAGGATTAGGATTGGATATTTGCAAAAAAATTGTTGAGAAACACCAAGGTAGAATAACTGTAGAAAGCGAACCTGGAAGGACAAAATTTACAGTATTTTTGCCTAAGCGGCTAGTACAACCACAAGCAATAGTAGAGAAAAAAGTGTAAGACATATCAATCTTTTTAGCTTGTACAATTGGGAGCTAAGCTGCTTGTGTATGTGTTTGTTCTGTGGATTGTTTTTTAATTAAGTGAAGGACTTACCTATTTTGCCGCAGTTTTTTTTCAATACAAAAATAGGCAGCTTTATGGTTATATAATGGACTTGTTTATATAGATTTTTATTTTTTGGGGCGTGCCCCTTGCTGACGCAAGGGTCGGGGCATTCCGCACGTAGCCCGCAGCACGCCGCCCTTGCCCATACCAGCGCAGTGAAGTATAGGCAAGGGCATACCCAAAAAATTAAATCTTAATTTTTATATAAAACCAAATACATTTAACACAAAGCCCATCAAATTTGCTTTTTATTTTGTAAATTTGCGTATCGTTTAACTGAATCGTAGAGCCTTGGCAGAAAAAGTGTTTGAAGTACAAAATCCTATTTTATTTACGGGATTACGTAATGAGCTATTAGAACTGCTCAAAAATGCTTATCCTACTACTAAGGTAATAGCCCGAGGATTAGAAATTAAATTCATAGGTACAGATGAGGATATCATGCTTGCTGAGTCAATCATTGAGCAAATGAAGCATGTTATCCAAAAGCAAGGGCATATCAGTGAGGAACAGCTCAAAGATCTGCTCAATAAGCAAAAAGCAGTAATTTTCAATCAGAAAGAAGCTAAACCTATTTTATTTGGGGCAAATGGACAACCTATTTTGGCCAAAACTATAAACCAAAAACGAATGGTAGAAGCTTGCGCCCAAAATGATATTGTATTTGCAATAGGTCCCGCAGGTACAGGTAAAACTTACACTGCTGTAGCCATAGCAGTGAGTGCCTTAAAAAACAAGCAGGTAAAACGAATTGTATTAGTACGCCCCGCCGTAGAAGCAGGTGAAAGCTTAGGTTTTTTACCTGGCGATATGAAAGAAAAAGTAGATCCTTACCTACGCCCTTTATACGATGCCTTAGATGACATGATACACGCAGAAAAACTCAAATCATATTTGGAAAATAAGATTATAGAAATAGTTCCTTTGGCTTACATGCGTGGGCGCACGCTTAACAATGCCTTTATTATATTAGACGAAGCCCAAAATGCCACAGCTGCACAAATGAAAATGTTTCTTACTCGCTTGGGCATGGACTCTAAAATTATCGCCACAGGCGATTTAACTCAAATAGACCTACCTAAAAAAACTCTTTCAGGACTAAAACATGCGATTAAAATTCTCAAAAATATCAAAGGAATTGCATTTGTAGAGTTAGATGGAAGGGATGTGGTACGTCATCCACTAGTCAAAAAAATTATTGAAGCTTACAACCAAGATGAACATTCTCATGAAACTTAACTTGTTTTGTTTTCAATCATAGCAAACTTGTTTTTTGTACTGCGGATAATTATGCCTACCGAAGATAATCTGTATTTTTGCTCTCCTTATGGCAAAGTATTTAGTAACAGGTGGTGCAGGTTTTATTGGCTCTAACCTTGTCAAGGCACTGTTAAAAAACAACCAAGAGGTACGCGTATTAGATAATTTTTCTACGGGCAGGAGGGAGAATTTAATTCCTTTTCAAAAAGATATAGAGCTAATTGAGGGCGATATTCGCAGCTATCATACGGCTATCAAAGTAATGAAAGGAGTGGATTTTGTGCTGCATCAAGCGGCTTTGCCTTCTGTACCTCGTTCCATTTATGACCCTATTACTACGAACGAAGTCAACATCAATGGTACTCTCAACTTACTTCATGCCGCAGTAGAAGCAGGAGTAAAACGTTTTGTTTATGCTTCCTCTTCATCAGTTTATGGAGATAGCCCTGTTTCACCTAAACATGAAGACCTTATTCCTAATCCTAAGTCGCCTTATGCGGTTAGCAAGCTAGCAGGAGAGTATTATTGCAAAGTTTTTTATCAAATATATGGATTAGAAACAGTATGCTTGCGGTATTTTAATGTATTTGGACCGCGGCAAAATCCGAATTCTCAATACTCTGCTGTAATTCCTAAATTTCTCAAACTTATGCTCAATGACCAATCGCCTATTATTTACGGTGATGGTACTCAAAGTAGAGATTTTACTTATGTAGATAATAATGTAGAAGCTAACTTGCTAGCTTGTACCAAAGAAAACGTTGCAGGAAAGGTCTATAACATTGCTTGTGGTACTAACTTCACTTTGTTGGAGCTGGTTAGTACCTTAAATGAGATAATGGGCAAAAACATAAAACCCATTCACGCCGAAAGACGTTCGGGCGATATAATGCACTCTTTAGCTGACATTCAAAAAGCGCAAAAAGAGTTGGGCTATCAAGTCAAAGTGCCTTTTAAGGAAGGTTTATCCCTGTTAGTTGAAAACTTTGAAAAATAGGAGAATACGCTAAGCCATAGCTTATTGTACTCAAATAGTTCTTATGTCATTAAGAACTTGAAATGATTAAGGTTTTTAATGGCGATACCTGTACCTCGTACAACAGCTTTGAGCGGGTCATCAGCTACATGCACTTTGAGCTTAGTTTTATTACTAATCCGTTTGTCTAATCCTCTAAGTAATGCTCCACCACCTGTGAGGTAGATACCGCGTTCATAAATATCGCTGCATAGTTCGGGGGGAGTAGATTCTAATGCGCGCATGACTGCATCTTCAATTTTGCAAACTGTATCATGTATAGCATGGGCAATTTCTTTGTAGGAAATTTTAACCGATTTAGGGATGCCCATTTGTAAATCTCTACCTACGACTTCTATATCAGGTGGGGGATTATCTAATTCGTCAACGGCTGAACCTACCTGTATTTTAATATATTCTGCGGTTCTTTCGCCGATAAGTAAGTTGTGTGAGCGGCGCATGTACTCTTGTATATCTGCATTAAGGTCATCGCCTGCAATTCTTATAGATTGGTCTGTTACTATTCCTGATAGGGCAATAACGGCAATTTCAGTAGTACCTCCCCCAATGTCTACAATCATGTTGCCTTGGGGTTTTTCCACATCAATACCAATACCGATAGCTGCCGCCATAGGTTCGTGGATAAGATAAACTTCTTTTGCGCCTGCGTGTTCTGCGGAGTCTTTTACAGCTCTTTTTTCTACTTCGGTAATTCCACTGGGGATGCAAATTACCATTCTGTAATTTGGAGTAAAAAGGGGCTTTTTGTTTTTGTATATCATCTTGATCATGCCGCGAATCATGTGTTCGGCAGCAGTAAAGTCGGCGATTACTCCATCTTTAAGTGGTCTTACAGTGCGGATGTTATCAGGGGTTTTTTCATACATTTGTTGAGCTTCTCTGCCTATGGCAATGACCTTATTTTGAATTTTATCAAATGCAACGATAGAGGGTTCATCTACTACTACTTCGTCTTTGTGGATAATCAACGTGTTAGCAGTACCTAAGTCTATGGCTATGTCGCTTGTAAAAAAATTGAACAATCCCATACGATATTGGCTTCAAAATTAAAGAATAATTGAATTAAGTACGCAAAAAGTAGATTAAATAAATTTTGAAAAGTTGTTTTATTTTTTTGGGCGTGCCCCTTGCTGCGCAAGGGTCGGGGCATTCCGCACTGCGCTTCGCTTCGGTACTTCGCTGCGCTTCGTACTGCCTAACGGCATGCTCCATGCCCCTCACGCAGTTGACCTGTACAGTTATGTCTTTACCTTGTTTAAGCTTGAAGCACAATCACTTACAAGCTAAAACTTGGTATATGAAACAAAGAAACGATGGTTTCAGAGATCCTTTGCGTGAGGCATGCGAAGGGCGTGCGTCAGCACGGTGCGCAGCGTAGCGTAGCACCGAAGCGTCAGCGTAGCCCGAAGCACGCCGACCTTGTGGGCATGAGCGCAAGCGAAACGCCCACAAGGGCACGCCCAAAAAATAAAAAAACTTAATATAAAAACAACGATTGTATTTTTGTAATACCTGTTTTTTGATGTGCAATTAGTCCCTCGCCATAATCAGCGTAAATTTTATGTCCCATTTCCTGCGCCCGGGCTACTACTGCCTGTAAAAAATGAGGAGTAGAAATGTAAGTTTGAGGTTCATTAGAGTTGGGATTGTAAAATTGAGATTGATAAGCTAAAATGGCTTTTTGCTTAATAGCCCAAACATCAGTAATGTCTACCACTATATCCGGTTCAAGGTATTTGTCCTGAATGTAGGAGTAAATTTTTTCAGGGCGGTGGGCTTTTTGTACAGTACCTTCAACTACGGTTTCTATGCGCTGCAACCCACTTAAAAAAGCAGCTTCCTTGACTAAACGGCAAGCTTTACCGTGATCTGGGTGTCTATCTTCTGGAGCATTGACAAGAAGAAGAGTAGGAGTATAAGTGCGAATAATCTCAATTATTTTGCGGATATGATACTCATCTAAATTAAAAAAGCCATCTCTGAACTTAGCGTTAATCCGTAGGTCTAATTGAAGAATTTCTTTAGCTTTTTCGGCTTCTTTTTGCCGTATTTCTGGGGTACCTCTTGTGCCTAACTCACCTTGCGTTAAGTCGCATATACCTGTGGTATAACCTTGCTGTTTAGCTTTGTATAAAATTCCTGCACAGCCCAATTCAGCATCATCGGGGTGGGCGGCAAAAGCTAAAATGTCTATGTGCATAGTGCAAAAATATGTTATCTAAACCTGCATGGAAATTTTTGGCAAATGATTAAGTTATTTATTTTTCTTTTGTCTTTCCCATTCTAAAACCATTTCAGGCAGTTTTTTTGCGGCTGCTACTTCTCGTAGCGTTTGCTTGGCATCTTGGGCTATCATCCCTAAGTAGGTTTTATTACCTTCTAGACTGCTCATTACTCCTGTTTTACCAAGCAAAACGGCTTTTTTACCAATTTTTAGATCCTTGTTAATGCCTACTTGTCCCCAAATAATCACGTCATCTTCAATTTCTACTACGCCTGCAATACCTACTTGCGCAGCGATTAAGCATCGTTTGCCGATAACAGTATCATGCCCTATTTGAATGAGATTATCCATTATAGTATGCGCCCCGATGCGTGTAGTTCCACTTACGCCGCGGTCAATGGTACAATTACAACCAATTTCTACATAGTCCTCAATGACTACATTTCCTTTACTTAACATTTTGTCGAAACGGTCGGGTCTGCGCTTGAAGTAGAAAGCTTCTCCCCCTATTACCGTACCTGCGTTGATAGTTACAAAGTTTCCTATTTCTGTATAATCGTAAATAACTACGTTAGGATAAATAACGCAATTTGCACCAATTTTAACATGATTACCTATTACTACATTTGCGCCAATTTCTGTGTTATCACCAATATAAGTTCCTTCCCCTATTACTACATTCGTGGATAAGCGGACATTTTGTCCTTGCTTAAAAGACATTCCTTGTTTTGCCATTGGCAAACGAGGTTGAAAGTATTCTGTGCAAAAATTGTAGTCTCTAAAAGGGTCATCCGATAAAATCAAACTTTTACCTTCGGGACATTCCACAGCCTTGTTGATAATGATTGTAGTAGCTGCACTGTTCAGGGCTCTGGAATAGTATTTTTCTACATCTACAAAAGTTACATCGCCTGGTTCTACTTTGTGAATTTCATTAAAACCTAAAATTTCTTGGTCAGGGTTACCTATATAGTGGGTTTTTAGTAAAGCCGCTAGTTCTTTGACTGTAATGCTTTTAGATAACTTCATGCATACAAAAGTATACAATTTCTATTTTTGTGCTATGAACTTTCGGAGTTTGATAGATATATTTCGGTGGGTAGCTGTATTAGAGGGTATTTCATACTTGGTTTTGATAAGTATTGGCATGCCCTTGAAATACATTTTTCACAAAATGACGTTTATTTTGTTTGCGGGCTGGGTACATGGAATTTTATTTATGTTGTTTTGTGGATTGCTGCTGTTGGTTAGTGTACGGTATAAATGGAAATTTTCTAAAATAGTAATTGCTTTTGTAGCATCTTTGCTGCCTTTTGGTACTTTTTGGCTTGAGTATAGGTTAAGAAAGGATTTTGTATTGAAACATTAACCTATGGGTTATCATTTTTTATGGTAAGAAAATGCGTAAAAGTCTAATAAATGAACTTAAAATTTTTGAATATCTAAATTTATTCTATTAGATTTGCAGTTGCTTATGTTTTCAAATATGAGACTGGCTTCTTTAATCTGCGCTGCTGTATGTTGTATAGTAAGCAGTGCTGAGTCTCAATCCATCAAGCGCGCTATCCGTAAAGCAGAGCACTATCACTTCAAAGGTAACGAAGAAGAGGCTCAAAAGTTATTTAGTAAAATTGTCAAAGATAATCCCAACTCTGCAAAAGCGAACTATTGGTATGGTAGATACATGTTGGAAAACCCTCATTGTACTTACAAGGACTCTGCGTACATTTATATAGAAAAAGCCCAATCCTTACTAGGTAAAGAAAAGCCTACTTCTTTGGATAAACACTTTTACTTATACCTTGGCAAGGCTTATCAGCATGCACATAAGTTTGATAAAGCTGCTGAAGCTTACGAGCAGATTTTAAAAGAAAAACATACGTTATATCCTCATGTTAGTCAAGAAGCTGAATTAGGCAAAGCTCAGTGTGAGGTAGCCAAAGAGCTGAAAGCAAGATCTGATACGAATAAATATGATATTTTTAACTTGGGCGATAAAGTCAATTCGCCTAGCGCAGATTATGTACCTATTGTCGTTCCTGGAGGAATTGCTTTAATTTTTACATCTCGGAGAGAAGGAAACTTAGGTAAAAGGAGAGGGGAGGAAAGTGAGTTCTCAGAAGATATTCACATAGCAGAGCGAAAAAATACAAATCTTCCCTATGAGTGGAATGAAGAATCGCACAAGGTAGAACTCCCTAAGATCAATCGCAAGCACAACGAAGCAGTAGTGAGTATCTCTCATGACGGTAAAAAGATATATTTTTATGATGATAGAGAAGATGGTAACCAAGGGAACTTATATGAAGCAGACTTAATAATAGAACCTAATGGTAAAGTATCTTGGACAGACCCTAAACCTCTCAAAGAAATTAATACTAAGTACCGAGAGCCAAGCTTGTGTGTTACTCCTGACAATAATGTTATTTTCTTTTCCTCTGATCGAAAAGGAACAAAAGGAGGTTTGGATTTATGGTATATAAAAAAAGAAAATGGAAAATGGGGAGAACCAATAAATTGTGAAAAGCTCAATACTGAATATGATGAAGATGCGCCATACGTAACCCATGACGGTAAATACCTCTATTTTAGCGCTAGAGGCAAGCGTTCTATAGGCGGATTTGATATATTCAAAGTAAACTTTGATCCTTCCACAATGACTTTTGGTGAAGTACAAAATGTTGGATTTCCTCTGAATTCCGTAGGAGATGATATTTATATATTTACTGCAATGGGGGATACATCAGGTTATTTTACTTCTTCTAGAAGCCATGGTGTGGGAGAGAAAGATAATTATTATTTTCAACCTAAACGACTTAAACAAAAAAAAGAAGAGATACTGGCTACTGCTAAAGTTTATGAACAGTTTGGTACTTTGCGCGGAATAGTAGTAGACGAAGATACAGGCTATCCTATCGCTAACTCTGCAGTTAAGATAGAAGGAACTCCTTTTACAGCTATCACAGATAAAGAAGGAAGATATGAAATTTTAGATATACCTCCTGGTAACTATCAGGTTAGATACCACTCAGAGGGGTATCAGAGTAAAAAGATGAACATAACAATGCCAGAAGGACAAGATGTGTTCATGAAAAAGGAAATGTCTTTTGATATACGTATGAAAATCAATGATGATGTAGTTGCAAATATAGCATTGAAACGGTTACAACAAGGACAAAATTTGGCTGATACCGTTACTACTAACTTACGTGCAGAAACAGACAAAGTAAAGAACATTTTAACCAGTAAATATCCTGAAATGTTCAAAGACAATACAAACAGCTTTGATGTGTCTATCCCACTAATCAACAAACAAGATTTGGAATATATTCAACGTGTATATTTCAATTTCTATTTTGACAAAACTATAGTAGTCAGAGGACTACAAGTTAAACTAGATAGTATCGTGCGAATTCTGAATAAATATCCTAACCTTAAACTATTAGTATATGGTCATTGTGATACTATAGGTACTTATGAATACAACATGGATTTAGGTATGCGAAGAGCGAATACGATTATTAACTACTTGAAAGAAAAAGGTATTGCTGAGAATCGTATGACTCCTATTAGCTTCGGTTTCACTAAACCTATTAAATCTAACAAAACTCAAGCGGGAAGGGACGCTAATAGAAGAGTGGACTTCGGCTATGACAATGGCACATTAAAACGAACTCTAACTATTGTACGCCCACTTACAGAAGCCATAGATAAAACTCTTGACTCCTTAGCATCGCGCATGAAATTATCTAATAATAGTACAATTGAAATTAAAGTACATTTAGAGAAAAATCCGAACTATCCTAGCAGCCAAATCATGGAAATTTCTCAAAAACGTGCTCAGGTTTTGAAAGATGTACTTGTTCAAAAAGGGATAGAGAGCAGCCGTATTAACAGTTATGGTTTAGGGGATACACAGCCGATAGATACCTCAAACACTCCTAGCGCAAACTATAAAAATCGTAGAGTAGAGTTCATTCTTACTAATATAGTAGAAGAAAAAGGCGTAAGATACTAACTAACTAGCGTAAGGAATAACTTAGGTTCTCTTGGCGAGCAAGCAGAAGTTCGCCAAGAATTTTTATTTTTAATCTGCCAAGAGTTAGCTATTCAGTAGTTCTATTGCATTTTGTTTAGCGGATTCAGTTACCTTGCTACCTGCAATCAGTTTGGCAATTTCAGAAATACGTTCATCAGGGGTAAGTTTTTTTACTCTTGTAACAGGTTGCTGGTTTTCATTTTCTTTATAGACAAAGAAATGCGTTTTTCCTCTGCTAGCTACCTGTGCTAAATGAGTAATAGATATAATTTGATGGTGTTGAGCAATTCTTTCTAATAGTTTTCCTACTTTAAGGGCTACTTCGCCACTTACACCTGAATCAATCTCATCAAATATTAGAGT belongs to Bacteroidia bacterium and includes:
- the lpxD gene encoding UDP-3-O-(3-hydroxymyristoyl)glucosamine N-acyltransferase, whose product is MKLSKSITVKELAALLKTHYIGNPDQEILGFNEIHKVEPGDVTFVDVEKYYSRALNSAATTIIINKAVECPEGKSLILSDDPFRDYNFCTEYFQPRLPMAKQGMSFKQGQNVRLSTNVVIGEGTYIGDNTEIGANVVIGNHVKIGANCVIYPNVVIYDYTEIGNFVTINAGTVIGGEAFYFKRRPDRFDKMLSKGNVVIEDYVEIGCNCTIDRGVSGTTRIGAHTIMDNLIQIGHDTVIGKRCLIAAQVGIAGVVEIEDDVIIWGQVGINKDLKIGKKAVLLGKTGVMSSLEGNKTYLGMIAQDAKQTLREVAAAKKLPEMVLEWERQKKNK
- a CDS encoding DUF3817 domain-containing protein; translation: MNFRSLIDIFRWVAVLEGISYLVLISIGMPLKYIFHKMTFILFAGWVHGILFMLFCGLLLLVSVRYKWKFSKIVIAFVASLLPFGTFWLEYRLRKDFVLKH
- a CDS encoding OmpA family protein gives rise to the protein MRLASLICAAVCCIVSSAESQSIKRAIRKAEHYHFKGNEEEAQKLFSKIVKDNPNSAKANYWYGRYMLENPHCTYKDSAYIYIEKAQSLLGKEKPTSLDKHFYLYLGKAYQHAHKFDKAAEAYEQILKEKHTLYPHVSQEAELGKAQCEVAKELKARSDTNKYDIFNLGDKVNSPSADYVPIVVPGGIALIFTSRREGNLGKRRGEESEFSEDIHIAERKNTNLPYEWNEESHKVELPKINRKHNEAVVSISHDGKKIYFYDDREDGNQGNLYEADLIIEPNGKVSWTDPKPLKEINTKYREPSLCVTPDNNVIFFSSDRKGTKGGLDLWYIKKENGKWGEPINCEKLNTEYDEDAPYVTHDGKYLYFSARGKRSIGGFDIFKVNFDPSTMTFGEVQNVGFPLNSVGDDIYIFTAMGDTSGYFTSSRSHGVGEKDNYYFQPKRLKQKKEEILATAKVYEQFGTLRGIVVDEDTGYPIANSAVKIEGTPFTAITDKEGRYEILDIPPGNYQVRYHSEGYQSKKMNITMPEGQDVFMKKEMSFDIRMKINDDVVANIALKRLQQGQNLADTVTTNLRAETDKVKNILTSKYPEMFKDNTNSFDVSIPLINKQDLEYIQRVYFNFYFDKTIVVRGLQVKLDSIVRILNKYPNLKLLVYGHCDTIGTYEYNMDLGMRRANTIINYLKEKGIAENRMTPISFGFTKPIKSNKTQAGRDANRRVDFGYDNGTLKRTLTIVRPLTEAIDKTLDSLASRMKLSNNSTIEIKVHLEKNPNYPSSQIMEISQKRAQVLKDVLVQKGIESSRINSYGLGDTQPIDTSNTPSANYKNRRVEFILTNIVEEKGVRY